The following proteins come from a genomic window of Maribacter sp. HTCC2170:
- a CDS encoding NAD(P)-dependent alcohol dehydrogenase, whose translation MKAYTIKNYGAPDKVLRLLEVEQPKPATTEVLLKVRATTINDYDWSITTGKPFSYRLFFGIFSPKKKLRIPGMEVAGIVEQVGTNVSKIKVGDAVYGDISDFGFGSFAEFLCIDEKALTLKPDSMGFEEASSIPHAAMLALQGLRDVGQLKDGQKVLINGGGGGVGSFGIQLAKMYNATVAGVDTGEKLKAMKTQGFDHVIDYKKEDFTKSGQHYDLILDCKTNRSLWKFLKVLKPEGQYISIGGESGKLLQMLYMSPLLKLFSKKRVKMVMLKTNQDLEYINQLYEDGKIQCVIDGPYSFDKLPWAVQRFGDGLHTGKIVISVNQ comes from the coding sequence ATGAAAGCATATACGATTAAAAACTACGGAGCACCAGACAAGGTGTTGAGGCTTTTGGAAGTTGAACAACCTAAACCTGCAACTACCGAGGTTCTGCTTAAAGTGCGCGCAACTACAATCAATGATTACGATTGGAGCATTACGACCGGAAAGCCTTTTTCGTATCGCCTGTTCTTTGGCATATTCAGTCCCAAGAAAAAATTAAGAATACCGGGAATGGAGGTTGCTGGCATTGTGGAGCAGGTTGGTACCAATGTTTCAAAAATTAAAGTTGGCGATGCCGTTTATGGTGATATCTCAGATTTCGGGTTTGGCAGCTTTGCAGAGTTTCTTTGCATAGATGAGAAAGCGCTAACGCTAAAACCAGATAGTATGGGTTTTGAGGAGGCATCCAGTATTCCGCATGCAGCAATGCTAGCCCTTCAAGGCCTGCGCGATGTGGGACAACTTAAAGATGGCCAAAAAGTATTGATCAATGGTGGCGGTGGCGGTGTTGGTTCATTTGGCATTCAACTCGCAAAAATGTACAACGCAACTGTTGCTGGGGTCGATACGGGTGAAAAATTAAAAGCGATGAAAACCCAAGGGTTCGACCACGTAATCGACTATAAAAAAGAAGACTTTACCAAAAGTGGACAGCACTATGACCTGATCCTAGATTGCAAGACCAATAGATCGCTCTGGAAATTTTTAAAGGTGCTAAAACCGGAAGGACAATACATATCAATAGGTGGTGAGTCCGGCAAGTTGTTGCAAATGCTTTATATGAGTCCACTACTAAAGTTATTCAGCAAGAAACGTGTAAAAATGGTCATGTTAAAAACGAATCAGGACTTGGAGTACATCAATCAACTCTATGAAGACGGCAAGATACAATGTGTCATAGATGGCCCTTATTCCTTTGATAAATTACCTTGGGCGGTTCAACGCTTTGGAGATGGCCTGCACACGGGTAAAATTGTAATTTCAGTTAACCAATAG
- a CDS encoding sulfatase, translating to MKNLVKLVCLILLGITSCKSPDQKPNIILIMTDDQGWNDVGFNGNTQIQTPMLDQLAAGGVIFDRFYSASAVCSPTRASVITGRNPLRMNIPDANSGHMLPEEITLPELLKGQGYATGHFGKWHLGTLTKDTLDANRGGREKFDAHYSLPTEHGYDEFFSTESKVPTYDPMIYPENFDEGESLRYGWRSVESNEGTKPYGTAYWTGENQKVTTNIEGDNSRVIMDRVLPFIDRAITEEKPFFSTLWLHTPHLPVVSDSAHRSLYPDLDLQQQIYNGTLTAMDEQIGRLWSKLEALDIQENTIIFFCSDNGPENDTPGSAGVFRERKRSLYEGGVRVPAFMVWKNHVTGGQRSYFPSVTSDYLPTLLDILNITYPDNRPVDGESLWEVVQGEEKARENPIGFIYKQKLSWVDNQYKLIRTSEDGPFELYDLIDDPSETKNIIQDQPEIGAKMKQALFAWRETVEQSAEGKDYK from the coding sequence ATGAAAAATTTGGTTAAACTCGTATGTCTAATTCTTTTAGGAATAACCTCCTGCAAAAGCCCGGACCAAAAACCAAATATCATTTTGATCATGACCGATGACCAAGGTTGGAATGATGTGGGTTTTAATGGCAATACCCAAATACAAACACCAATGCTGGACCAATTGGCAGCAGGCGGCGTTATTTTTGATAGGTTCTATTCGGCCTCAGCCGTATGCTCCCCGACCAGGGCAAGTGTGATCACGGGTCGTAACCCGTTACGTATGAATATCCCCGATGCGAATAGCGGCCATATGTTGCCCGAGGAGATAACACTACCTGAGCTACTCAAAGGGCAAGGCTATGCTACGGGCCATTTTGGCAAATGGCATTTGGGAACACTCACCAAAGACACTTTAGATGCTAATAGAGGCGGCAGAGAAAAATTCGATGCCCATTACAGCCTACCTACCGAACATGGGTATGATGAATTTTTTAGTACCGAGTCCAAAGTACCAACCTATGACCCTATGATATATCCCGAAAACTTTGATGAAGGGGAAAGTCTGCGGTATGGCTGGCGTTCAGTCGAAAGTAATGAAGGCACAAAACCTTATGGCACAGCCTATTGGACGGGTGAGAACCAAAAAGTGACTACAAATATTGAAGGCGATAACTCCCGCGTTATTATGGATCGAGTATTGCCATTCATTGACAGGGCCATAACTGAAGAGAAACCCTTCTTTTCAACCCTCTGGCTGCATACGCCTCATTTGCCCGTAGTAAGTGATAGTGCACACCGTAGTCTATATCCTGATCTAGACTTGCAACAACAAATCTATAATGGAACATTGACCGCCATGGACGAGCAGATTGGCAGACTATGGTCCAAACTTGAAGCTTTGGACATTCAGGAGAACACGATCATATTCTTTTGTAGTGATAATGGTCCCGAAAATGACACTCCCGGAAGCGCAGGCGTTTTCCGCGAACGAAAAAGAAGCCTGTACGAAGGCGGCGTTCGGGTTCCTGCCTTTATGGTTTGGAAAAATCATGTAACGGGAGGGCAACGATCATATTTCCCATCGGTTACTTCGGACTACCTCCCTACCCTACTTGACATATTGAACATAACCTATCCTGACAACAGACCCGTTGATGGGGAAAGTCTTTGGGAGGTTGTACAAGGTGAAGAGAAGGCACGCGAGAACCCAATCGGGTTTATATACAAGCAAAAGCTATCTTGGGTCGATAATCAGTATAAACTAATTCGTACTTCCGAAGACGGTCCATTTGAACTCTACGATTTAATCGACGACCCTTCTGAAACCAAAAATATAATACAAGACCAGCCAGAAATAGGGGCTAAAATGAAGCAGGCACTTTTTGCCTGGAGAGAAACCGTTGAGCAAAGTGCAGAGGGAAAAGATTATAAATGA
- a CDS encoding FRG domain-containing protein: MAENWTNTDIKNGISEVTLNSWNDFSEFIDTEMLDFRNYIYRGHKTEEWLLEPTLNRLAKSKTKANLKEVRDEHIQKFRYALRGRIKDSVKYKNDDELWALGQHNGLATPLLDWTSSPYVAAYFSLIEPREKKGYSLVYTIDENAINSFNDLEIVNPITDENTRLINQSGLFVKVLTNQDIEKMFRRKFKDVTTIYKMIKIKIPNNDREIALRSLNRMNINHNTLFPDIQGASIHCNNEIQIDKY, encoded by the coding sequence ATGGCAGAAAATTGGACAAATACTGATATCAAAAATGGTATAAGCGAAGTCACCCTTAATTCTTGGAATGATTTTTCCGAATTTATCGATACTGAAATGCTTGATTTTAGAAACTATATTTATAGAGGGCATAAAACTGAAGAATGGCTTCTTGAACCAACATTAAATAGACTTGCTAAAAGTAAAACTAAAGCAAATTTAAAAGAAGTCAGAGATGAACATATACAGAAATTTAGATATGCGCTAAGAGGTAGAATAAAGGATTCGGTAAAATATAAAAATGATGATGAATTATGGGCTTTAGGCCAACATAACGGGCTGGCAACTCCCCTTCTTGATTGGACTAGTTCTCCGTATGTCGCTGCCTATTTTTCTTTGATTGAACCACGAGAGAAAAAGGGTTATAGTTTGGTTTATACAATTGACGAAAACGCTATTAATAGTTTTAATGATTTAGAAATAGTAAATCCAATAACCGATGAGAACACAAGGTTAATAAACCAAAGTGGGTTATTTGTTAAAGTTTTGACCAACCAAGATATTGAGAAAATGTTTAGAAGAAAATTTAAAGATGTTACTACTATATATAAAATGATTAAAATTAAAATTCCAAATAATGATAGGGAAATTGCTTTAAGATCATTAAACAGAATGAATATTAATCATAATACACTTTTTCCAGACATACAAGGAGCCTCGATTCATTGTAATAACGAAATACAAATAGATAAATATTAA
- a CDS encoding sugar phosphate isomerase/epimerase family protein, with translation MKSKNESLKQKTLTMAIVAVFMLSFTIGCKEKAPKTEEAEATVENAETSPDFQISLAQWSLHKTFFGVESMDWAEFGKTLRESPDDLLKGPDPMEFPAMAAAYGINSIELVNTFYFSKANDMDYWAKFKQKCDDAGVSVGLIMCDALGDLGDADPAKQKEAVENHYAWVDVAKFLGAHSIRVNAAGSGTADEVAKNAVVGLSSLGKYGASKGINIIVENHGGYSSDGTWLSGVMGQIGMDNVGTLPDFGNFCIARSPDGCAKEYDRYKGMKELMPFAKGVSAKSNVFDEAGNERNSDFLKIMKIVKESGFKGYVGIEYEGAELSEDEGIKATKALLEKVIKQL, from the coding sequence ATGAAAAGTAAAAATGAATCTTTGAAACAAAAAACATTGACAATGGCAATTGTTGCCGTTTTCATGTTATCATTTACAATTGGATGCAAGGAAAAAGCACCAAAAACCGAAGAGGCCGAAGCCACTGTTGAAAACGCGGAAACCAGCCCTGATTTTCAAATTTCGCTCGCTCAATGGTCACTGCACAAAACCTTTTTCGGGGTTGAAAGTATGGACTGGGCAGAATTTGGCAAGACTCTTAGAGAATCACCTGATGATCTATTAAAAGGTCCAGACCCTATGGAGTTCCCAGCTATGGCTGCGGCATATGGAATTAATTCTATTGAATTGGTAAACACCTTTTACTTCAGTAAAGCCAATGATATGGACTACTGGGCCAAATTCAAACAAAAATGTGACGATGCTGGTGTATCTGTTGGTTTGATCATGTGCGATGCTTTAGGTGATTTAGGCGATGCTGACCCAGCAAAACAAAAAGAGGCCGTAGAAAACCATTATGCATGGGTAGATGTTGCCAAATTTTTAGGTGCACATTCAATTCGTGTTAATGCTGCCGGTTCAGGAACTGCTGATGAAGTAGCAAAAAATGCTGTAGTTGGTTTATCAAGTTTAGGCAAATATGGTGCTTCTAAAGGAATAAATATCATTGTTGAAAACCATGGTGGTTATTCTTCTGATGGCACTTGGTTAAGTGGTGTTATGGGGCAAATAGGAATGGACAATGTTGGTACACTGCCCGATTTTGGCAACTTCTGTATTGCGCGTAGTCCAGATGGTTGTGCCAAAGAATATGACCGATATAAAGGTATGAAGGAGCTTATGCCCTTCGCCAAGGGTGTGAGTGCAAAATCAAACGTATTTGATGAAGCAGGTAACGAAAGGAATTCTGATTTCCTTAAAATCATGAAGATCGTTAAAGAATCAGGTTTTAAAGGTTATGTGGGTATCGAATATGAAGGTGCTGAACTTTCAGAAGATGAAGGTATCAAAGCGACTAAGGCATTGCTTGAAAAAGTGATCAAGCAGCTTTAA
- a CDS encoding DUF3857 domain-containing protein → MFPLYFPNSINSPILLVLVLLFTSNILAQDSLPDAKFSKQCKDSEAYILYSYKDVSIAKNWTNFKRHTAINNKVVINNSSGVENHAFLRLSELVANKLSKIKIKTLKADGSVVELDSSLVFQRKEKNEDFQDINYPIPGVEPGDTIETSYEYTEYLKSYQLKDFVNLYSDLPSIRTEYTVRTNPELQVRYKNYNDFPNPDVIANDTLTYCVFKMDKVNRHVPNENTCLPCDLPYVYYSIEKKDKEPITWKEVYNAEFNVVTQPMALDHENISYYKRWKKRVIGEAKDSSKFHKFKLLHQDILENLEIVPTKMREMIKSSGFFLKEKRIDPIGVGRLYRQLLEDLQIDYWAVFARSKREGPIDPYYIRKGEYDHIFFAFENEKGGMELLYPHEEAFKYQINEIPTSLYNSEAIIAKPYFEHKIKKGDKFIGRDLKLAEVDSVAINMIKLPGSNVKQNYIKQLYFSEINLNEKSTLTKYKFSVSGGLSTDVRGFYSMLNQDEEASDFYDAMNEYEGSGSSFKMDSLLSTHFRSTKPFTFTINGQGNIDEAVSFLTDSMVSVSLNNLIQHSQLESDQNIIDLNYYLDYNYSDHSSIILNFTDDIELLDIEKYKLEFSNEIGSYSVESKIIGNNRLNLQSNYRINKDFISIEEYPKLKELNKKVNEMINNRLIIKLKNK, encoded by the coding sequence ATGTTCCCATTGTACTTTCCAAATAGCATTAATTCCCCTATCCTTTTAGTGCTCGTATTACTTTTTACTAGTAACATCTTAGCCCAAGACAGTTTGCCTGATGCTAAGTTTTCAAAACAATGTAAAGATTCGGAGGCATATATTTTATACTCCTATAAGGATGTTTCAATTGCTAAAAATTGGACCAATTTCAAAAGGCATACCGCAATAAACAATAAGGTGGTCATCAATAATAGCTCGGGTGTAGAAAACCATGCATTTTTAAGGTTATCTGAATTGGTTGCCAACAAGTTGAGTAAAATAAAAATAAAGACTTTAAAGGCAGATGGATCCGTGGTAGAGCTAGATTCTAGCTTGGTATTTCAACGTAAGGAAAAGAATGAGGATTTCCAGGATATCAATTACCCCATTCCTGGGGTTGAACCCGGTGATACCATAGAAACTTCATATGAGTATACTGAATATTTAAAAAGTTACCAGTTAAAGGATTTTGTGAATTTATATAGTGATTTGCCGAGCATAAGAACAGAATATACTGTTAGAACCAACCCCGAGCTTCAGGTCCGGTATAAAAACTATAATGATTTTCCTAACCCAGACGTAATCGCAAACGACACTTTGACCTACTGCGTATTTAAAATGGATAAGGTAAATCGCCATGTTCCAAATGAGAATACCTGTTTACCATGTGACCTCCCTTATGTCTATTATTCCATAGAAAAAAAAGATAAAGAACCAATTACATGGAAAGAAGTTTATAATGCTGAGTTTAATGTGGTTACCCAACCAATGGCACTCGATCATGAAAACATCTCGTACTACAAAAGATGGAAAAAAAGAGTAATAGGGGAAGCCAAGGACAGTTCTAAATTCCACAAGTTTAAGTTGCTACATCAAGACATACTTGAGAATTTGGAGATTGTACCAACAAAAATGCGTGAAATGATTAAATCAAGTGGGTTTTTTCTAAAAGAAAAACGCATTGACCCCATTGGTGTTGGCCGATTATATCGTCAACTATTGGAAGATCTTCAAATTGATTACTGGGCAGTTTTTGCCAGAAGTAAAAGGGAAGGACCAATTGACCCTTATTATATAAGAAAAGGAGAATATGACCATATATTTTTCGCTTTCGAAAATGAAAAAGGTGGTATGGAATTACTCTATCCGCATGAAGAAGCCTTTAAATATCAAATAAATGAGATTCCAACTTCTCTCTACAATTCTGAGGCCATTATAGCAAAACCATACTTTGAGCATAAAATTAAAAAGGGAGATAAATTCATTGGCCGTGACCTAAAACTGGCGGAAGTAGATTCTGTTGCCATAAATATGATTAAACTGCCTGGTTCAAATGTTAAGCAAAATTATATTAAGCAGCTCTATTTTAGTGAAATTAACCTGAATGAGAAAAGCACTTTGACCAAATATAAATTTTCGGTTTCGGGCGGTTTATCAACTGATGTTCGAGGATTTTATAGTATGTTGAATCAGGATGAGGAGGCTAGTGATTTCTATGACGCTATGAACGAATATGAAGGTAGCGGTTCATCGTTTAAAATGGACTCATTACTCAGTACTCATTTTAGATCTACAAAACCTTTTACCTTTACAATAAATGGACAAGGAAATATAGATGAAGCTGTATCTTTTTTAACTGATTCAATGGTTAGTGTCTCTTTAAATAATCTAATTCAACATAGTCAATTGGAGAGTGATCAAAATATTATTGATTTAAACTACTATCTAGATTACAATTACTCAGACCACTCCTCGATCATATTGAATTTTACCGATGATATTGAGCTTTTGGATATTGAAAAATACAAATTGGAGTTCAGTAATGAGATTGGGTCATATTCGGTTGAGTCCAAAATAATTGGAAACAATAGATTAAACCTTCAATCAAATTATCGAATCAACAAAGATTTTATTTCAATTGAGGAATACCCCAAATTAAAAGAGCTTAATAAAAAAGTGAACGAAATGATTAATAATCGCCTAATAATCAAGTTAAAAAATAAGTAG
- a CDS encoding Gfo/Idh/MocA family oxidoreductase, whose protein sequence is MEFILGSNFVSLNMSNSKIKVGLVSYGMSGRIFHAPFIEQHPNFELRLILERTKSNSKEAYPNATIVRSFDALIKTDEVDLIVVNGPTYLHFEMAKAALEAGKHVVLEKPMTATVQEGEALIALAKKHNVQLAVYHNKRFEGGFKTIQKLLATDRIGTVQDCTLAIHRFRPEIGPKAWKEDPHPGAGILYDIGSHLIDQVLMLFGWPVDLKADLQIQRANGKVVDYFKITFLYADFKATIVSDMLTNTPKPSISLLGTKGSFVKYGYDPQESRLAKHPIVWEGIGEDLVENYGTLTTIKTNTTEKITTENGDYGQFYQNVYEVLNGDAALIIPPVEALDVIKIIEWATESGITKNQV, encoded by the coding sequence ATGGAATTCATATTAGGTAGCAATTTCGTTTCTTTGAATATGTCAAACTCGAAAATAAAAGTAGGCTTGGTTTCTTATGGGATGAGTGGTCGCATTTTTCATGCACCCTTTATTGAACAGCACCCCAATTTTGAATTAAGATTGATTTTGGAGCGGACAAAATCAAACTCAAAAGAAGCATACCCAAACGCAACAATCGTTCGGAGTTTTGATGCATTGATCAAAACTGATGAAGTGGATTTGATTGTGGTAAACGGACCCACCTATTTGCATTTTGAAATGGCAAAGGCAGCCTTGGAGGCTGGTAAACATGTGGTGTTGGAAAAGCCCATGACAGCTACTGTTCAAGAAGGCGAAGCTCTTATAGCACTTGCCAAGAAGCACAATGTGCAACTTGCCGTGTATCACAATAAACGCTTTGAAGGTGGTTTTAAAACCATACAAAAACTATTGGCCACAGACCGAATAGGAACCGTGCAGGATTGTACCCTGGCAATACATCGATTTCGACCCGAAATAGGACCAAAGGCTTGGAAAGAAGACCCTCATCCCGGTGCAGGAATATTGTACGATATAGGTTCCCATTTAATTGATCAGGTGTTGATGTTGTTTGGTTGGCCTGTGGACCTAAAAGCAGATCTACAAATTCAACGTGCAAACGGGAAAGTGGTCGATTATTTTAAGATCACTTTTTTATATGCGGATTTTAAGGCTACCATTGTTTCAGATATGTTGACCAATACACCCAAGCCTTCAATTTCACTTTTAGGAACAAAAGGTAGTTTTGTTAAATACGGGTATGACCCTCAAGAAAGTAGATTGGCCAAGCATCCAATTGTTTGGGAAGGGATAGGAGAAGATTTAGTTGAGAATTACGGCACATTAACCACTATTAAGACCAACACTACAGAAAAAATCACCACTGAAAATGGCGACTACGGTCAGTTTTATCAAAATGTGTATGAAGTTTTAAATGGGGATGCTGCATTGATTATTCCCCCAGTAGAAGCCCTTGATGTTATAAAAATCATAGAATGGGCCACTGAATCCGGAATAACTAAGAATCAGGTTTGA
- a CDS encoding ATP-binding protein — translation MEDKKVNGEVIAVLPNKIKIKIDDLNAFKGAEQLKVGSYIQIADNENSDIKLIAIIESFLIEIIESGERKYLIEANPLGTIEDGNFRRGGDSIALPPKEATTASAEDIKAIYSSGSKESNYEWFCFARLSHSSKDRIDVPVNGNRFFNKHFAIVGSTGSGKSHTTAKILQNATQEKKTNFKGLNNSHIIIFDIHSEYNSAFPESNSITINDLILPYWLLNGDELEELFLESGDNNNYNQSSLLRTLITENKIYKNPSESRIYFDSPLKFDIDEILNCLQNLRKETKHTENDLDIQFSDGNKTFKSDSEKYQHYFKKTYEFASPRRASAAAGHGISKGSFSDGSIDKFISRLNTKVNSQRLRLFLFGDKSKNISFEETLRQFLGYDYNPESRKNAKSNVTIIDLSGVPFEVLSITVSLISRLLFDYSYYYKKQVGDNDMPLLLVYEEAHKYVPKSNLARFKSSRSSIERIAKEGRKYGISLAIVSQRPSELSETIFSQCNNFIAMRLTNPDDQNYVKRLLPDSLGSVTDILPSLQSGEAILIGEATVMPSIIIVDRCGEHEPSSNDIPYLKKWKDEWFDKVDFEGITKSWKG, via the coding sequence ATGGAAGATAAAAAAGTAAATGGTGAAGTAATAGCAGTGCTTCCAAATAAGATTAAAATTAAAATAGATGACCTTAACGCCTTTAAAGGTGCAGAACAACTTAAAGTAGGTTCATACATTCAAATAGCCGATAATGAGAATTCCGATATTAAATTAATAGCAATTATTGAAAGTTTTTTAATTGAAATTATCGAAAGTGGAGAAAGAAAGTATTTGATAGAAGCCAATCCTTTAGGCACAATTGAAGATGGCAATTTTAGAAGAGGTGGTGATTCAATTGCTTTACCTCCAAAAGAAGCCACAACAGCTTCTGCGGAGGATATCAAAGCAATCTATTCGAGCGGAAGTAAAGAGAGTAACTATGAATGGTTTTGCTTTGCTCGGCTTTCACATTCATCAAAAGATAGAATTGATGTACCTGTTAATGGTAATAGGTTTTTTAACAAACACTTTGCAATTGTTGGTTCAACAGGCTCAGGTAAATCACATACAACGGCAAAAATATTACAAAATGCAACTCAAGAAAAAAAAACAAATTTTAAAGGATTAAATAATTCTCATATTATAATTTTCGATATCCATTCGGAATACAATTCTGCATTCCCAGAATCAAATAGCATAACAATAAATGATTTAATACTTCCATATTGGTTGCTTAACGGGGATGAATTAGAGGAGTTATTTCTAGAGTCAGGTGATAACAATAATTATAATCAATCATCCCTCTTACGAACACTGATTACCGAAAACAAAATTTATAAAAACCCTTCGGAATCAAGAATCTATTTTGACAGCCCTCTTAAGTTTGACATTGATGAAATATTAAATTGTCTACAGAATTTAAGAAAAGAAACAAAACATACTGAAAACGATTTAGATATTCAATTTTCAGATGGTAATAAAACATTTAAATCTGACTCAGAAAAATATCAACACTACTTTAAAAAGACATACGAATTTGCATCACCAAGAAGAGCTAGTGCAGCAGCAGGGCATGGAATTTCAAAAGGTTCTTTTAGTGATGGGTCAATAGACAAATTTATTTCTAGACTAAACACTAAAGTAAACTCTCAAAGACTGAGACTATTTCTTTTTGGTGATAAGAGTAAAAATATAAGTTTTGAAGAAACTTTAAGACAATTCTTAGGCTATGATTATAATCCAGAAAGTAGAAAAAACGCTAAATCAAATGTTACTATAATAGATTTAAGTGGTGTTCCTTTTGAAGTTCTAAGTATTACAGTTTCATTAATATCTCGATTGTTATTTGATTATTCATATTATTACAAAAAGCAAGTTGGAGACAATGATATGCCTTTGCTTTTAGTATATGAAGAAGCACATAAATATGTGCCAAAAAGTAATTTAGCTCGCTTTAAGTCTTCTCGGTCTTCAATTGAACGTATTGCTAAAGAAGGTCGAAAGTATGGTATATCCTTAGCAATAGTTAGTCAACGACCTTCAGAACTTTCCGAAACTATATTTTCGCAATGCAATAATTTTATTGCTATGAGGTTGACAAATCCAGACGACCAAAACTATGTAAAAAGACTTCTACCAGATTCATTAGGATCAGTAACAGATATTCTACCATCTCTACAATCTGGTGAAGCTATATTAATCGGAGAGGCAACAGTTATGCCTTCTATAATTATTGTAGATAGGTGCGGTGAACATGAACCTTCATCAAATGATATACCTTATTTAAAAAAATGGAAAGATGAATGGTTTGACAAAGTAGATTTTGAAGGAATAACAAAATCATGGAAGGGCTAA
- a CDS encoding transglutaminase-like domain-containing protein, with protein MIEILKILVAFNSIKIILISILLAESSNLCAQDLSISTKSEHIKIEKDSSFVRDISVNLKESPSIIAYPILYDSELEVVSDIQVLLKKGKRFKPMKEIIKTEDDVELDYIASKKMISVIIPVDTEAKITYKVNCKELMYFSDLRFFSYNKIDTLRYKLTIPNDFSFAHNTIYKDSLSHITFDSINLAKETKYQIEAVPLKVDPDPLMLFGIYRNKKIPFMRTIVAPVSYKDIESEYLNDWYLDKVKPQRGLTKEVLTKIDDLTEGETDAIKTMNILYDYVRTNFKYVAIEIGMGAFIPTHTNQVYTDKQGDCKDLSNFLVEALNYKGIKSNIALASTFNHISDCDFPSLSSANHAICVAYIDNKPIILDPTDVIHTTFTPVESLQNRSIFIINEEGGEFHKIKNFDNQDNLIDYELNLAFDSDKMSLKGIFNTTYNGISGNFIKRRIRNAEKKDEAVTCTNHFESVFGNGTISKIETNENSNALSINGNISILGKVFNDGNNRLLFIDFLPRLFESTERESLLKGTHIGNNFNKKVKVVIQMAESFQMFDPIEHSFKEEGATLKIKTKALSDSSIEYNYDFNFDYVNIDKNNQSLTNQLLKEFKQTLNVPIVLSK; from the coding sequence ATGATTGAGATTCTAAAAATATTAGTTGCGTTTAATTCCATTAAAATAATTCTAATATCGATTTTACTTGCCGAGTCTTCTAACCTTTGTGCTCAAGACCTTTCAATCAGTACTAAATCAGAACACATAAAAATTGAGAAAGACAGCTCCTTTGTTAGGGATATATCCGTCAATTTAAAAGAAAGCCCAAGCATAATTGCATATCCCATTTTATACGATAGTGAACTCGAAGTCGTCTCAGATATTCAGGTTCTTTTAAAAAAAGGCAAGCGCTTTAAGCCTATGAAGGAAATCATCAAGACCGAAGATGATGTTGAACTTGATTATATAGCAAGCAAGAAAATGATTTCTGTTATTATTCCGGTCGATACAGAGGCTAAAATAACCTATAAGGTAAACTGCAAAGAACTCATGTACTTTTCAGATTTACGTTTTTTCTCCTATAACAAGATTGATACACTACGCTATAAGTTAACAATACCAAACGATTTTAGTTTTGCGCATAATACGATCTACAAAGATTCTTTGTCCCATATAACCTTTGATTCCATCAACTTGGCAAAAGAGACGAAATACCAAATAGAAGCTGTGCCGCTAAAAGTTGACCCCGACCCTTTGATGCTTTTCGGAATTTATAGGAATAAAAAAATTCCATTTATGAGGACCATAGTTGCTCCAGTTTCCTATAAAGACATTGAGTCAGAATATCTGAATGACTGGTACTTGGACAAAGTAAAACCCCAAAGAGGCCTTACAAAAGAGGTGCTCACAAAAATTGATGACTTGACCGAAGGGGAAACAGATGCAATAAAGACAATGAATATATTATATGATTATGTAAGAACCAATTTCAAATATGTTGCCATAGAAATAGGAATGGGTGCATTTATCCCAACTCATACAAATCAAGTCTACACCGACAAACAAGGTGACTGCAAGGATTTATCCAATTTTCTTGTAGAAGCACTAAATTATAAGGGCATTAAAAGCAATATTGCCCTGGCCTCAACATTTAACCATATTTCCGATTGTGATTTTCCCTCACTAAGTTCAGCTAATCATGCCATATGTGTGGCCTACATTGACAACAAGCCTATAATACTAGATCCAACCGACGTAATCCACACAACATTTACTCCCGTTGAAAGTCTTCAAAATAGATCCATATTTATTATTAATGAGGAAGGGGGCGAATTTCATAAAATCAAGAATTTTGATAATCAAGATAACTTAATCGACTATGAACTAAATCTTGCTTTTGATTCAGATAAAATGTCGCTTAAGGGAATATTCAATACAACATATAACGGCATTTCTGGCAATTTCATAAAGCGGCGTATTAGAAACGCAGAAAAAAAGGATGAAGCTGTTACTTGTACAAATCATTTTGAATCTGTTTTTGGAAATGGGACTATTTCCAAAATAGAAACGAATGAAAACAGTAATGCCTTAAGCATTAACGGAAATATTTCGATTCTGGGAAAGGTTTTCAATGATGGGAATAATAGACTTTTGTTCATAGATTTTCTTCCACGTCTTTTTGAATCCACCGAAAGAGAATCACTCTTAAAAGGAACACATATTGGCAACAACTTTAATAAGAAAGTAAAAGTCGTAATACAAATGGCTGAATCTTTTCAAATGTTCGACCCAATAGAACACTCATTTAAAGAAGAAGGTGCTACACTGAAAATCAAGACAAAAGCCCTATCGGATAGTAGTATCGAATATAATTATGATTTTAATTTTGATTATGTGAATATTGATAAGAATAACCAATCGCTTACCAATCAGTTGTTAAAAGAATTCAAACAAACACTAAATGTTCCCATTGTACTTTCCAAATAG